CGTAGGGGCAGCTCGTAACGCTCTGCAAGACTCACCTGATTTTGTCTCAGCAATATCTTGCTTGCCATCGCAAGAACACAAGTCGGATATAGCACTCGCTTCTACAACGCTTCTGCAGAAAATCATGATGACTAAATTGTGCAAGGTTAAGTTCGGACGTGCTCAGAGCGTAAAAAGTTTTTTTGCTATCTTTTTTCATCTATGATCGAAACCTCAACCAATGAGTATGGCAGTCTACGAATTTCATCTTTCCAGAAAAGCACGGGATACTTACCAATTCAGCGAGACCTTCTTCACGCTGCGAGGTGATATTCTTTTTGAAAATTTTCGTGCCGCACAGCTTTTTACCGAAAAACTCAATGCTGTACGCCGTGCCGAAGGGGTGCCAAGTTCCGCACTTGCTCGAGCCGCTGACATCTATACGATGGGGCTAATGCACGAGATTTTTCACTTCGTTGTGCGTGTCTATGAGCGCGACTACAATCCTGAAGCATTACAAAAGTGCGACAATTACCTCAAAGTCGTGCTCACAACGCCAGCGTTGCAAACGTTCCTAAGGCAATTTAGTTACGACTTCCCGTCGCAGAGCGTTTATCGTGGCGTCGAATCAGTAGAAAGCTATCTTCAGGGCAAGACCGACCAGACGCCCAACCGTAGTATTGTGCTCGAAGAAGTCATGCTGCTTTTCCTTGAAAATGAGAACCCTGCCTTCGCCACAATCCGCGACCTCATTGATGATCGTGAGTTGCGTGCAACGTCACTCTACGAAAGCACTGTAACGCAAATTGATAATTTCTTTGAGACTCAGCCGCGTTTTGGACCGGACAATCAATCGCTATTCAAACTGCTGTATGCACCGATGCTTGCAGCACCTAATTCCATCATGGGGCAGTTAGAGTTCATCTTCAAAAATTGGCAAGCCATTCTTGTGGGCTCGCCGTTCTTGGAGAGAATTCTCTTTGCGATGGATGTCATCAAAGAAGAAGGCAAATACTTCAAGATGCTGGCTGAGGCAGCAGCTGACAAAGCCAAACACCCTCTTGAGGTCAGACAAGTTGAGTTCTTTGGATGGGGTGAAAAAGAAACACCCCCGGTGCCGACGTACCGCGAAGAGGGCGAAGCGCCCGAAGGCTTTAGCCCTGACCTGAATTGGATGCCTCGGCTGGTGTTGATAGCCAAAAATACTTATGTCTGGCTCGATCAGCTCTCTAAGAAATATCAACGCGCGATGACACGGCTCGATCAGATTCCTGAAGAAGAACTTGCCACGCTTGCTGCGCGCGGTTTTACAGGGCTCTGGCTGATTGGAATCTGGGAACGGAGTGTGGCCTCCAAACGCATCAAGCATCTTAATGGCAACATTGACGCTGTGGCTTCGGCGTATTCGCTCTATGACTACGATATTGCGCGCGACTTGGGCGGTGAAGAAGCGCTCTACACGTTGCGTGAGCGTGCTCGGCGCTACGGTATTCGGCTTGCCAGTGACATGGTTCCTAATCACACTGGCATAGACTCTCGCTGGGTGATTCAGCATCCGGATTGGTTTATCTCTACAGACTATCCACCATATCCGAATTACACCTTCTACGGACCTGACCTTTCAAGCGATGAGCGTGTCGGCATTTTCATTGAAGATGGATACTGGCGCAAAACCGATGCCGCCGTTGTCTTTGCGCGATTAGACCGATGGACTGGCGATGTGCGCTACATCTATCACGGCAATGATGGCACAAACATGCCCTGGAACGACACGGCACAACTCAACTTCCTCAAAGCTGAAGTGCGTGAAGCCGTAATTCAAACTATTTTGCACGTGGCGCGTCTTTTCCCCATCATTCGCTTTGATGCCGCTATGGTGCTGACAAAGCAACACATTCAACGGCTATGGTTCCCTGAGCCCGGCAAAGGTGGCGCAATTGCCTCACGTGCAGCTTTTGCGATGACAAAAGAACAGTTTGATGCCTTGATGCCAAACGAATTCTGGCGCGAGGTCGTCGACCGCGTTCAAGCTGAAGCGCCTGATACACTCTTGCTTGCTGAAGCCTTCTGGCTGCTCGAAGGCTACTTTGTGCGCACATTAGGCATGCACCGTGTCTATAACAGCGCGTTCATGCATATGTTCAAAAAAGAAGAGAACGATAAATATCGCACGCTGATTAAAAACACACTCGAGTATGATGCGCGCATTCTCAAACGCTATGTAAATTTCATGAGCAACCCCGATGAAGAAACTGCGGTCAATCAATTTGGTAAAGACGACAAGTACTTCGGTGTCTGTGTGATGATGGTGACCATGCCCGGCTTACCAATGTTTGCGCACGGACAAATCGAGGGGTTCTCGGAGCGGTATGGCATGGAGTATCAACGTGCCTACTACAACGAAACGCCCGATGAATATCTCATTGCACGACATGAGCGAGAAATTTTCCCGCTGCTCAAGCGCCGCTATCTCTTTGCTGAAGTCGACAATTTCTATCTCTACGACTTTATTACGCTCGAAAATAAGGTCGATGAAAATGTCTTTGCCTTTAGCAATCAATATGGCAATGAAAGAGCACTTGTGATTTATCACAATAAATTTGCGACAACGCGCGGATGGATTCGCACGTCAGTGGCTTTCCTTGAAGAGGGGCAGCTCACAAAGCGCACACTTGCCGAAGCCTTGCACCTAAGCCAAAAGCCAAACACCTACACCATCTTCCGCGATTTTATCTCAGGGCTTGAATACATTCGTGCCAATTCTGAACTCAGCGAGCAAGGCATGTATTTTGAACTGCAGGCTTACAAGTATGCAGTCTTTATGGAATTTCGTGAAGTGGTACCGACAAAACTCAAGCCTTACGATGAGCTTGCAAGACTGCTCAATGGTCAGGGCGTGCCATCGATTGAAGATGAAGTGATGCACCTTAGCTTGCGCCCTGTCCATCAAGCTATTGCAGAGGCAATCTGCCCGGATGTGCTCAAAGAGTTGATGCAAGGCTGGCTCTATGGCAAAATCAATTCACAAGCCGTCTTGCTCTTCAAAGAAAAACTCCGCGCAATTCTTCAAGCAAAAGACACAGTCGAAAATCATGTAGGTGACGAAAAGCATTTTATCGATGAGAGCGCAAACAAATATGTCGCGCTCATGATGCTGGCAAATCTTGAACGCCTATCAGCCGATGAGGAAAAAGACTGGAAACAATTTTTCCGGCAACTTTTGCCGCGTGAAGATCATGGTGATTCGGCATGGCGCGTGCTCCTTATCTGGCTGTTTGTGCAGCACTTAGACGCCGTGCGCCAGACCGCCGTCGATATTCAACTCAATGTGGTGCGCGATTGGCGCTTGGAAAAATTCATCGTGCAGTCGCTCACGCAATCTGAACTGGATGAAAACCGCGCACATGCTGAAACCGAACTGATTCGCCTGCTGGTAGAACGCGAACGATATACGGGCGAGACGCGTGACATCAAAACCGCGCTCAAAGGCTTGCTGGAAAGTCATGAAGCCGACCGATTTATCGGTCTTAACGTGTTTCAAGGCACAGAGTATTTCAACAAAGAACGATTCGAAATGCTGGTCAGCGCACTCTATGCTCTCTCTGCTATTGAAGACCTTGCCGCAACATCTTCACCGCCTAAACTGACAACCGACCTTGAAGACCGGTTTGCTAAACGCTTTGAGACACTAAACCAACT
This DNA window, taken from [Chlorobium] sp. 445, encodes the following:
- a CDS encoding alpha-amylase, with product MSMAVYEFHLSRKARDTYQFSETFFTLRGDILFENFRAAQLFTEKLNAVRRAEGVPSSALARAADIYTMGLMHEIFHFVVRVYERDYNPEALQKCDNYLKVVLTTPALQTFLRQFSYDFPSQSVYRGVESVESYLQGKTDQTPNRSIVLEEVMLLFLENENPAFATIRDLIDDRELRATSLYESTVTQIDNFFETQPRFGPDNQSLFKLLYAPMLAAPNSIMGQLEFIFKNWQAILVGSPFLERILFAMDVIKEEGKYFKMLAEAAADKAKHPLEVRQVEFFGWGEKETPPVPTYREEGEAPEGFSPDLNWMPRLVLIAKNTYVWLDQLSKKYQRAMTRLDQIPEEELATLAARGFTGLWLIGIWERSVASKRIKHLNGNIDAVASAYSLYDYDIARDLGGEEALYTLRERARRYGIRLASDMVPNHTGIDSRWVIQHPDWFISTDYPPYPNYTFYGPDLSSDERVGIFIEDGYWRKTDAAVVFARLDRWTGDVRYIYHGNDGTNMPWNDTAQLNFLKAEVREAVIQTILHVARLFPIIRFDAAMVLTKQHIQRLWFPEPGKGGAIASRAAFAMTKEQFDALMPNEFWREVVDRVQAEAPDTLLLAEAFWLLEGYFVRTLGMHRVYNSAFMHMFKKEENDKYRTLIKNTLEYDARILKRYVNFMSNPDEETAVNQFGKDDKYFGVCVMMVTMPGLPMFAHGQIEGFSERYGMEYQRAYYNETPDEYLIARHEREIFPLLKRRYLFAEVDNFYLYDFITLENKVDENVFAFSNQYGNERALVIYHNKFATTRGWIRTSVAFLEEGQLTKRTLAEALHLSQKPNTYTIFRDFISGLEYIRANSELSEQGMYFELQAYKYAVFMEFREVVPTKLKPYDELARLLNGQGVPSIEDEVMHLSLRPVHQAIAEAICPDVLKELMQGWLYGKINSQAVLLFKEKLRAILQAKDTVENHVGDEKHFIDESANKYVALMMLANLERLSADEEKDWKQFFRQLLPREDHGDSAWRVLLIWLFVQHLDAVRQTAVDIQLNVVRDWRLEKFIVQSLTQSELDENRAHAETELIRLLVERERYTGETRDIKTALKGLLESHEADRFIGLNVFQGTEYFNKERFEMLVSALYALSAIEDLAATSSPPKLTTDLEDRFAKRFETLNQLVRDAERTGYRLKDFLKSLDISILEEIELPLTQESEESEKEKQVQDTAAPARRKTSTRTQTAKASTKKATKAKAAPAPTETKPKRGRQAKPELTTDSLQTNGADTSAEVVAPKKSTITQAKTTAQSTPTPAATEALRARTLKVSAKKTSKTPTPSATAAPKPSASERAKVAPKKSAKTPQGAQLLSPELKAKRASASGTKKKVAAVSAKKLLQTSSNKTVDEKRRSKTKKSK